Proteins from a single region of Cetobacterium somerae ATCC BAA-474:
- a CDS encoding PTS sugar transporter subunit IIA produces the protein MIQFIVATHGKFAEGIKTSIELIIGNIDNLEILNCYTTQSFNLKEEVEFILKKYPKEELIVLTDIFGGSVNNEFLENISNYKNLNIVSGVNLPLILTLIEKQNDYDNPKELIRESIEECGNSLIYCNDELEKKIEEDQEF, from the coding sequence ATGATTCAATTTATAGTTGCAACTCATGGAAAATTTGCAGAAGGAATAAAAACATCTATAGAATTAATTATTGGAAACATCGATAATTTAGAAATATTAAATTGTTATACAACTCAAAGTTTTAATTTAAAAGAAGAAGTTGAATTTATTTTAAAAAAATATCCAAAAGAAGAGTTAATTGTTTTGACAGATATATTTGGAGGAAGTGTAAATAATGAGTTTTTAGAAAATATATCTAACTATAAAAATTTAAATATTGTTTCAGGAGTAAATTTGCCATTAATTTTAACGTTAATAGAAAAACAAAATGATTATGATAATCCAAAGGAATTGATACGTGAAAGTATAGAAGAATGTGGTAATTCTTTGATTTATTGTAATGATGAGTTAGAAAAAAAAATAGAAGAGGACCAAGAGTTCTAA
- a CDS encoding PTS mannose/fructose/sorbose/N-acetylgalactosamine transporter subunit IIC codes for MMQAFLLALVAFIAQCDYALGTSLISRPIVTGFLTGLVMGDLKMGLIMGATLELAFIGSFAIGGAIPPDVVTGGILGVAFAISSGAGAETALLLALPIATFTLILKNAYLGVVIPILGHKADEYADECNIKGIERMHLISGFGLSLMLAIIVFFSYSLGSNAVSLVLQAIPEFIHKGLAITTGLIPTLGFAMLAKLLINKKVLPYFFVGFAIAIYTEIPLTGIAIFGALIALITVNPMSQRQLVESGNLSEKGDGDDDF; via the coding sequence ATGATGCAAGCATTTTTATTAGCATTAGTAGCTTTTATAGCTCAATGTGATTATGCCTTAGGAACGAGCTTAATATCAAGACCAATAGTAACTGGATTTTTAACTGGGTTAGTAATGGGAGATTTAAAAATGGGATTGATAATGGGAGCTACATTGGAGTTAGCTTTCATTGGATCTTTTGCTATTGGAGGAGCAATTCCACCAGATGTAGTAACTGGAGGAATACTGGGAGTTGCCTTTGCAATATCTTCAGGTGCAGGAGCAGAGACAGCTCTGTTGTTGGCTTTACCAATTGCAACATTTACTTTAATTTTAAAAAATGCGTATCTAGGAGTTGTTATACCTATATTAGGTCACAAAGCTGATGAATACGCAGATGAGTGTAATATAAAAGGGATAGAGCGAATGCATTTAATATCTGGATTTGGTTTATCTTTAATGTTAGCAATAATAGTATTCTTTTCGTATTCATTAGGAAGTAATGCAGTATCTTTGGTTTTACAAGCAATACCAGAATTTATTCATAAAGGATTAGCAATAACAACTGGATTGATTCCAACTCTTGGATTTGCAATGTTAGCAAAACTTCTTATAAATAAAAAAGTTTTACCATATTTTTTCGTTGGATTTGCCATTGCAATATATACAGAAATTCCATTGACAGGAATTGCAATATTTGGTGCTTTAATAGCATTAATAACAGTAAATCCCATGTCACAAAGACAGTTAGTAGAAAGTGGAAACTTAAGTGAGAAAGGAGATGGTGATGATGATTTCTAA
- a CDS encoding PTS sugar transporter subunit IIB, with amino-acid sequence MILLLRVDHRLLHGQVAFSWIQNLGADCILIANDSVVNDELRKTTMKLAKPQEVKLVIKNIEDSIQALKSGVTDKYKLFIVVESVEDAYKIAKEVDEIKQINLGGLKARENSRNISKAVNLLEEEENLLKELQSLGIEIEIRQVANDTKVLYR; translated from the coding sequence ATGATTCTTTTATTAAGAGTGGATCATAGATTATTACATGGACAAGTTGCATTTTCATGGATACAAAATTTAGGAGCAGATTGTATATTGATAGCTAATGATAGTGTTGTAAATGATGAATTAAGAAAAACAACAATGAAGTTAGCAAAACCCCAAGAAGTAAAATTAGTAATAAAAAATATAGAGGACTCAATACAAGCTTTAAAATCTGGTGTTACAGATAAATATAAACTTTTTATAGTTGTAGAATCTGTTGAGGATGCCTATAAAATAGCTAAGGAGGTAGATGAGATAAAGCAAATAAATCTAGGAGGACTTAAAGCAAGAGAAAATAGTAGAAATATATCAAAAGCAGTAAATTTATTAGAGGAGGAAGAAAATCTTTTAAAAGAACTTCAAAGCTTGGGGATTGAGATTGAAATTAGACAAGTAGCTAATGATACTAAAGTTTTATATAGATAG